From Streptomyces griseorubiginosus, one genomic window encodes:
- a CDS encoding Gfo/Idh/MocA family oxidoreductase, whose translation MTAADLRVGLVGYGLAGSVFHAPLIAATEGLTLDTVVTSNPERQEQARAEFPDVRTVADTDELFARAADLDLIVVASPNKTHVPLAGTALRAGLPVVVDKPIAGTAAEARELAALAEERGLLLSVFQNRRWDNDFLTLRKLLDEGELGEVWRFESRFERWRPQPKGGWRESGDPAEIGGLLYDLGSHVVDQALTLFGPAASVYAETDIRRPGASIDDDTFLAITHASGVRSHLYVSATTTQLGPRFRVLGSKAGYVKYGLDPQEAALREGARPGTPAEWGREPESLWGRLGAGESPVTGGGSPVPTLPGDYPAYYAAVARALSEGGTNPVTALEAAAALDVLEAARRSARDGVAVEL comes from the coding sequence ATGACTGCTGCTGACCTCCGCGTGGGCCTCGTCGGGTACGGCCTCGCGGGCTCCGTCTTCCACGCCCCGCTGATCGCCGCCACCGAGGGCCTGACCCTCGACACGGTGGTCACCTCGAACCCCGAGCGGCAGGAACAGGCCCGCGCCGAGTTCCCGGACGTCCGTACCGTCGCCGACACCGACGAGCTCTTCGCACGCGCCGCCGACCTGGACCTGATCGTCGTCGCGTCGCCCAACAAGACGCACGTCCCGCTCGCCGGCACCGCCCTGAGGGCCGGCCTGCCCGTCGTGGTCGACAAGCCGATCGCCGGCACGGCCGCCGAGGCTCGCGAGCTCGCCGCCCTCGCCGAGGAGCGCGGTCTGCTGCTCTCCGTCTTCCAGAACCGCCGCTGGGACAACGACTTCCTGACCCTGCGCAAGCTGCTCGACGAGGGCGAACTCGGCGAGGTATGGCGCTTCGAGTCCCGCTTCGAGCGCTGGCGGCCGCAGCCGAAGGGCGGCTGGCGCGAGTCCGGCGACCCCGCAGAGATCGGAGGTCTGCTCTACGACCTCGGCAGCCATGTCGTCGACCAGGCCCTGACCCTCTTCGGCCCCGCCGCCTCGGTGTACGCCGAGACGGACATCCGCCGCCCGGGCGCCTCGATCGACGACGACACGTTCCTCGCGATCACCCACGCGAGCGGCGTCCGCTCCCACCTCTACGTCTCCGCCACCACCACCCAACTCGGCCCCCGTTTCCGGGTCCTGGGCTCGAAGGCGGGCTATGTGAAGTACGGCCTCGACCCGCAGGAGGCCGCCCTCAGGGAGGGCGCGCGGCCCGGCACGCCGGCCGAATGGGGCCGTGAGCCCGAGTCGCTGTGGGGCCGGCTCGGTGCCGGTGAGTCCCCCGTGACCGGCGGCGGCAGCCCCGTCCCCACCCTGCCCGGCGACTACCCCGCTTACTATGCGGCCGTGGCCAGGGCCCTTTCCGAGGGCGGCACCAACCCGGTGACCGCGCTGGAGGCGGCCGCCGCCCTCGACGTACTGGAGGCGGCACGCCGTTCGGCCCGCGACGGAGTGGCGGTGGAGCTGTGA
- a CDS encoding class F sortase, whose translation MSDRLSDRFADQGDDPGRDRGSGSGRLLTVVAWAVLLLGLWLWGREVTDVRHGLSAPTTGDVAAVGRPPGSVDLPPAAKPLKGARPQRLDIPDLGVQAPVVARGLDPRGALDPPPFDQPGVVGWYAAGAKPGAAGTALMVGHVDTETRPAVFYKISALKPGETVRVVRDDGRVAEFTVDDVQVLTRDDFDAHRAYGPRESGRAELRLITCGGTFDRTSRSYTANVIVSAYLTGTGP comes from the coding sequence ATGTCCGACCGACTCTCCGACCGCTTCGCGGACCAGGGCGACGACCCCGGGCGGGACCGCGGCTCCGGGTCCGGCCGGCTGCTGACCGTCGTGGCCTGGGCGGTGCTGCTGCTCGGACTGTGGCTGTGGGGGCGCGAGGTGACCGACGTACGGCACGGCCTGTCCGCGCCGACCACCGGTGACGTGGCCGCCGTCGGCCGCCCGCCCGGGTCCGTCGACCTGCCGCCCGCCGCGAAGCCCCTGAAGGGGGCGCGGCCCCAGCGCCTGGACATCCCGGACCTCGGCGTGCAGGCGCCGGTGGTGGCCCGCGGACTGGACCCACGGGGCGCCCTCGACCCGCCGCCCTTCGACCAGCCCGGCGTCGTCGGCTGGTACGCGGCCGGCGCGAAACCGGGGGCCGCCGGGACCGCCCTGATGGTGGGGCACGTCGACACCGAGACCCGGCCCGCGGTCTTCTACAAGATCAGCGCCCTCAAGCCGGGCGAGACGGTCCGGGTGGTCCGCGACGACGGCCGGGTCGCCGAGTTCACCGTCGACGACGTCCAGGTCCTCACCCGGGACGACTTCGACGCCCACCGGGCCTACGGCCCCCGCGAGTCCGGCCGCGCCGAACTGCGCCTGATCACCTGCGGCGGCACCTTCGACCGGACCAGCCGCAGCTACACGGCGAACGTGATCGTCTCGGCGTACCTGACCGGCACCGGGCCCTGA
- a CDS encoding GAF and ANTAR domain-containing protein — protein sequence MRYATREIRLASALVEAADTLVEGFEAMRYLQRLSDHCVELLNARAAGVMLIDGGRSVSLAASSRHERMALDLLEAQHGGGPCLESYGSGRPVPPVSIRVAHAAARWPDFTERALRHDIVTTFAVPLRRREHLLGALNVFGPTLTGDTAPAADPAPELQVAQALADAAALGLQNRRAYTQYRTLSGQLQEALSSRVRIEQAKGMLAERWGVRADHAFVALRQYARRRRLALDQVASTVIEGAADDAELRREIDEDSAGPA from the coding sequence ATGCGGTACGCCACCAGGGAGATCCGGCTGGCCTCGGCACTGGTGGAGGCGGCCGACACCCTCGTCGAGGGCTTCGAGGCGATGCGCTACTTACAACGGCTCTCCGATCACTGCGTGGAGTTGCTGAACGCGCGGGCGGCGGGGGTGATGCTGATCGACGGGGGCCGGTCGGTGTCGCTGGCCGCGAGCAGCCGGCACGAGCGGATGGCGCTGGACCTGCTGGAGGCGCAGCACGGCGGCGGACCCTGTCTGGAGAGCTACGGCTCCGGCCGGCCCGTACCGCCGGTGTCCATCCGGGTCGCCCACGCGGCGGCCCGCTGGCCCGACTTCACCGAACGGGCGCTCCGGCACGACATCGTGACGACCTTCGCGGTCCCGCTGCGCCGCCGTGAACACCTGCTGGGCGCGCTCAACGTGTTCGGTCCGACACTGACCGGGGACACCGCCCCGGCCGCCGACCCCGCCCCCGAACTCCAGGTCGCGCAGGCGCTCGCCGACGCCGCCGCGCTCGGCCTGCAGAACCGCCGTGCCTACACCCAGTACCGCACGCTGTCCGGGCAGTTGCAGGAGGCGCTGTCGAGCCGGGTCCGCATCGAGCAGGCCAAGGGGATGCTCGCGGAGCGCTGGGGGGTGCGCGCCGACCACGCGTTCGTGGCGCTGCGGCAGTACGCGCGGCGGCGCCGGCTCGCCCTGGACCAGGTGGCGAGCACGGTCATCGAGGGTGCCGCGGACGACGCCGAACTGCGCCGCGAGATCGACGAAGACTCCGCGGGACCCGCCTGA
- a CDS encoding kelch motif-containing protein, translated as MNDRAGRRRARRLAIGTAVVLALAGMNGPWLYRFGTAKYHQYQINRPEYKAENGKWEIVEFPKEYRQNTIHAALLRTGKVLLVAGSGNNQDNFDAKKFDTRIWDPVKGTVKKVPTPSDLFCTGHTQLANGNLLIAGGTKRYEKLKGDVTKAGGLMIVHNENPDKPITLPAGTKFTGKEGGKTFVSKDPVVVERAKKVFDKQTGKFLRNDPGLGRIYVEAQKSGRKYETGTQDNYRIQGLTGTDARNTYGIAQKLALDKKDFQGIRDAFEFDPVAEKYIKVDPMKEARWYPTLTTLSDGKILSVSGLDDIGQLVPGKNEVFDPKTKKWTYTSKVRQFPTYPALFLMQNGKIFYSGSNAGYGPDNVGREPGVWDVASNKFTKVPGLSDPKEMETSGTVLLPPAQDEKYMVIGGGGVGESAQSSNRTRIVDMKADSPRFVDGPTLEKGTRYPQASILPDDSVLVSGGSEDYRGRGDSNILQARLYHPDTNTFESVADPLVGRNYHSGSLLLPDGRVMFFGSDSLYEDAANTKPGVFEQRIEIYTPPYLYRDSRPSLSGGPQTIARGASGTFTSPQASVIKKVRLIRPSASTHVTDVDQRSVELKFTVSGDKVKVTVPGNKNLVQSGWYMLFVDDDQGTPSKAQWVRVP; from the coding sequence ATGAACGACCGTGCAGGCCGCCGCCGCGCCCGTCGACTCGCGATCGGTACGGCGGTGGTGCTCGCGCTGGCCGGGATGAACGGCCCGTGGCTGTACCGCTTCGGGACGGCGAAATACCACCAGTACCAGATCAACAGACCGGAGTACAAAGCCGAGAACGGCAAGTGGGAGATCGTCGAGTTCCCGAAGGAGTACCGGCAGAACACCATCCACGCGGCGCTGCTGCGCACCGGGAAGGTGCTCCTGGTGGCGGGGTCCGGCAACAACCAGGACAACTTCGACGCGAAGAAGTTCGACACCCGGATCTGGGACCCGGTCAAGGGCACCGTCAAGAAGGTGCCGACGCCCAGCGACCTGTTCTGCACGGGGCACACCCAGCTGGCGAACGGCAATCTGCTGATCGCCGGCGGCACCAAGCGGTACGAGAAGCTCAAGGGCGACGTGACGAAGGCCGGCGGCCTGATGATCGTCCACAACGAGAACCCGGACAAGCCGATCACCCTGCCGGCGGGCACCAAGTTCACCGGCAAGGAGGGCGGCAAGACCTTCGTGTCCAAGGACCCGGTCGTCGTCGAGCGGGCCAAGAAGGTCTTCGACAAGCAGACCGGGAAGTTCCTGCGCAACGACCCCGGGCTCGGCCGGATCTATGTCGAGGCGCAGAAGAGCGGCCGCAAGTACGAGACCGGCACCCAGGACAACTACCGGATCCAGGGGCTGACCGGGACGGACGCGCGCAACACCTACGGCATCGCGCAGAAGCTCGCACTCGACAAGAAGGACTTCCAGGGGATCCGGGACGCCTTCGAGTTCGACCCGGTCGCCGAGAAGTACATCAAGGTCGACCCGATGAAGGAGGCCCGCTGGTATCCGACGCTCACCACCCTGAGCGACGGGAAGATCCTCAGTGTCTCCGGGCTCGACGACATCGGGCAGCTGGTGCCGGGCAAGAACGAGGTCTTCGACCCGAAGACCAAGAAGTGGACATACACGTCCAAGGTCCGCCAGTTCCCGACGTACCCCGCGCTGTTCCTCATGCAGAACGGCAAGATCTTCTACTCGGGGTCGAACGCGGGGTACGGGCCGGACAACGTCGGGCGTGAGCCGGGTGTCTGGGACGTGGCCAGCAACAAGTTCACGAAGGTCCCGGGGCTGAGCGACCCGAAGGAGATGGAGACCTCCGGCACGGTTCTGCTGCCGCCGGCGCAGGACGAGAAGTACATGGTGATCGGCGGGGGCGGGGTCGGTGAGTCCGCCCAGTCCAGCAACAGGACGCGGATCGTCGACATGAAGGCGGACAGTCCCCGGTTCGTCGACGGGCCGACGCTGGAGAAGGGGACGCGGTATCCGCAGGCGTCGATCCTTCCCGACGACAGCGTGCTGGTGTCCGGGGGGTCGGAGGACTACCGGGGGCGCGGGGACTCCAACATCCTCCAGGCGCGGCTGTACCACCCGGACACGAACACGTTCGAGTCGGTGGCCGACCCGCTCGTGGGGCGGAACTACCACTCCGGGTCGCTGCTGTTGCCGGACGGGCGGGTGATGTTCTTCGGGTCGGACTCCCTGTACGAGGACGCGGCGAACACGAAGCCGGGGGTATTCGAGCAGCGGATCGAGATCTACACGCCGCCTTATCTGTACCGGGATTCGCGGCCTTCGCTGTCCGGGGGGCCGCAGACGATCGCCCGCGGCGCCTCGGGGACGTTCACCTCACCGCAGGCTTCCGTGATCAAGAAGGTGCGGTTGATCCGGCCCAGTGCGTCGACCCATGTGACCGATGTGGATCAGCGGTCCGTGGAGCTGAAGTTCACCGTGTCGGGGGACAAGGTGAAGGTGACGGTGCCGGGTAACAAGAACTTGGTTCAGTCGGGGTGGTACATGCTGTTCGTCGATGACGATCAGGGGACGCCGTCCAAGGCACAGTGGGTTCGGGTGCCGTAA
- a CDS encoding HAD-IIA family hydrolase: MTERKPIESWLTDMDGVLMHEGIPVPGADAFIKKLRDSGRPFLVLTNNSIYTARDLHARLNRIGLDVPAENIWTSALATASFLDNQHPGGTAYVIGEAGLTTALHDTGYVLTDSDPDFVILGETRTYSFEALTKAIRLINNGARFIATNPDNTGPSPEGALPATGSVAALITKATGKEPYFIGKPNPLMMRTALNTIGAHSETSAMIGDRMDTDVLAGLEAGMETFLVLTGLTGKGDIDRYPYRPTKVVDSIADLVDRV; the protein is encoded by the coding sequence ATGACAGAGCGCAAGCCCATCGAATCGTGGCTCACCGACATGGACGGGGTGCTGATGCACGAGGGCATCCCGGTGCCGGGCGCGGACGCCTTCATCAAGAAGCTGCGGGACTCGGGGCGGCCGTTCCTGGTGCTGACGAACAACTCGATCTACACCGCGCGTGATCTGCACGCCCGGCTGAACCGGATCGGCCTCGACGTGCCGGCGGAGAACATCTGGACCTCCGCGCTGGCCACCGCCAGCTTCCTGGACAACCAGCACCCGGGCGGGACCGCCTATGTGATCGGGGAGGCGGGCCTGACCACGGCCCTGCACGACACCGGGTACGTGCTCACGGATTCCGACCCCGACTTCGTGATCCTCGGTGAGACCCGGACGTACTCCTTCGAGGCCCTGACCAAGGCGATCCGGCTGATCAACAACGGGGCCCGGTTCATCGCCACCAACCCCGACAACACCGGTCCCTCCCCCGAGGGCGCGCTTCCGGCGACCGGGTCCGTGGCCGCGCTGATCACCAAGGCGACCGGCAAGGAGCCGTACTTCATCGGCAAGCCCAACCCGCTGATGATGCGGACCGCGCTGAACACCATCGGCGCGCACTCGGAGACCAGCGCCATGATCGGCGACCGGATGGACACGGACGTCCTGGCCGGTCTGGAGGCGGGCATGGAGACCTTCCTCGTCCTCACCGGGCTGACGGGCAAGGGCGACATCGACCGCTATCCGTACCGGCCGACGAAGGTCGTGGACTCCATCGCGGACCTGGTGGACCGCGTCTGA
- a CDS encoding glycosyltransferase family 2 protein translates to MTSTPTGARQNFDPSDTTQLRLPSHRTGTLRRIKKTLPKYDYEHYSRLAGPLTQPDPGQPYKVQYRSLISQEPHRIRVALMLAAAPLLSLVLLAWLLQPEHWTERDYPAFSWLPALDIVMLVSIGLIEFFRCMNVLSNAHATLVARDPVPVVPETGTRVAFLTSFVPGKEPLEMVTKTLEAAVRIRHRGLMHVWLLDEGDDPAVKEVCARLGVHHFSRKGVEKWNQPKGPHRAKTKHGNYNAWLDAHGDQYDFFASVDTDHVPLPNYLERMLGFFRDPDVGFVIGPQVYGNYDNFVTKAAESQQFLFHALIQRAGNKYGAPMFVGTSNAVRISALKQIGGLYDSITEDMATGFEIHRHKNPATGRKWRSVYTPDVLAVGEGPSAWTDFFTQQMRWSRGTYETILKQYWKGWYSLPPSKLFNYTMMIIFYPMSALNWILAALSCALFLGLGASGVNIDPTVWLMLYGNASALQIGLYIWNRRHNVSPHEPEGSGGVAGMVMSALSAPLYAKALVDSVLRRKSKFVVTPKGDSASPDRWFGTFRYHWYFIAIFGGSIGAGVALGHSHPAMIIWATFAMLITATPILTWRHMLRQARKKPAGAPPEAVVPAQVPAQAAARTQYQPQPLPTAPHAPAQKPSWADSHTHDEGNDQTMQIALGGFGGRKE, encoded by the coding sequence ATGACGTCGACGCCGACGGGCGCCCGGCAGAATTTCGACCCGTCCGACACCACTCAGCTCAGGCTGCCTTCGCACCGGACCGGCACCCTGCGCCGGATAAAGAAGACGCTTCCGAAGTACGACTACGAGCACTACAGCAGACTGGCCGGTCCCCTCACACAGCCCGACCCGGGCCAGCCCTACAAGGTGCAGTACCGCTCGCTGATCTCGCAGGAGCCGCACCGCATCAGAGTCGCCCTGATGCTCGCCGCCGCCCCCCTGCTCTCGCTGGTCCTGCTCGCCTGGCTGCTCCAGCCCGAGCACTGGACCGAGCGCGACTACCCGGCCTTCTCGTGGCTGCCGGCCCTGGACATCGTCATGCTCGTCTCGATCGGCCTGATCGAGTTCTTCCGCTGCATGAACGTGCTGTCCAACGCCCACGCCACCCTGGTCGCCCGGGACCCGGTCCCCGTGGTGCCCGAGACCGGCACCAGAGTGGCCTTCCTCACCTCCTTCGTGCCCGGCAAGGAGCCGCTGGAGATGGTGACGAAGACCCTGGAAGCCGCGGTGCGGATCCGGCACCGCGGCCTCATGCACGTCTGGCTCCTGGACGAGGGCGACGACCCGGCGGTCAAGGAGGTGTGCGCGCGCCTCGGTGTGCACCACTTCTCCCGCAAGGGCGTCGAGAAGTGGAACCAGCCCAAGGGCCCGCACCGCGCCAAGACCAAGCACGGCAACTACAACGCCTGGCTCGACGCGCACGGCGACCAGTACGACTTCTTCGCCTCGGTCGACACCGACCACGTGCCGCTGCCCAACTACCTGGAGCGGATGCTCGGCTTCTTCCGCGACCCGGACGTCGGCTTCGTGATCGGCCCGCAGGTCTACGGCAACTACGACAACTTCGTCACCAAGGCCGCCGAGTCCCAGCAGTTCCTCTTCCACGCCCTGATCCAGCGCGCCGGCAACAAGTACGGCGCCCCGATGTTCGTGGGCACCTCCAACGCCGTACGCATCAGCGCGCTCAAGCAGATCGGCGGGCTGTACGACTCGATCACCGAGGACATGGCGACCGGGTTCGAGATCCACCGGCACAAGAACCCGGCCACGGGGAGGAAGTGGCGCTCGGTCTACACGCCGGACGTGCTCGCGGTCGGTGAGGGCCCGAGCGCCTGGACCGACTTCTTCACCCAGCAGATGCGCTGGTCGCGAGGGACGTACGAGACGATCCTCAAGCAGTACTGGAAGGGCTGGTACTCGCTGCCGCCGAGCAAGCTCTTCAACTACACGATGATGATCATCTTCTACCCGATGTCCGCCCTCAACTGGATCCTCGCGGCCCTCAGCTGCGCGCTGTTCCTGGGCCTCGGCGCCTCGGGTGTGAACATCGACCCCACCGTGTGGCTGATGCTCTACGGCAACGCCTCCGCGCTCCAGATCGGCCTGTACATCTGGAACCGCCGCCACAACGTCTCGCCGCACGAGCCCGAGGGCTCCGGCGGTGTCGCGGGCATGGTGATGTCGGCGCTGTCCGCCCCGCTGTACGCGAAGGCGCTGGTCGACTCGGTGCTGCGGCGCAAGAGCAAGTTCGTGGTCACGCCCAAGGGCGACTCGGCCAGCCCCGACCGGTGGTTCGGCACCTTCCGCTACCACTGGTACTTCATCGCGATCTTCGGCGGCTCGATCGGCGCCGGTGTCGCCCTGGGGCACTCCCACCCCGCCATGATCATCTGGGCGACCTTCGCCATGCTGATCACCGCCACACCGATCCTCACCTGGCGGCACATGCTGCGGCAGGCCCGCAAGAAGCCGGCCGGCGCCCCGCCGGAGGCAGTGGTTCCGGCCCAGGTGCCGGCTCAGGCCGCGGCCCGGACGCAGTACCAGCCGCAGCCGCTGCCCACCGCCCCGCACGCTCCGGCTCAGAAGCCGAGCTGGGCGGACTCGCACACGCACGACGAGGGCAACGACCAGACGATGCAGATCGCCCTCGGTGGATTTGGGGGACGTAAGGAATGA
- a CDS encoding ROK family transcriptional regulator produces the protein MGGVNTVSGERSGAVGGGGLRGVDGGVNLPVLRSHNTALVLDLLRRAGAEGISRLELAERTGLTPQAVSKITGRLRDEGLAAEAGRRASTGGKPRTVLRLVPEAGHAVGAHLDRDALRLVLVNLAGTVVGERSVPLDLGAGAEAVVTAVAGEVAALVGRGPGGAETASAGVEAGTGGPGPGATDQAAASGPGVSDQAAVSGTGVSDQAAASGPGVSGRAAAAGLGTEKPGLSVGVLGLGVALPGPLDHARGVLHRVTGFPEWDGFPLRDALRGRLGVPVVVDKDTNAAALGLAVAGERGSFAYLHLGTGLGAGLVIDGTVRRGARTGAGEFGHQVVHLDGPPCDCGDRGCVEALCLAAVARGDLSEVARVLGIAAGNLVALLDIDLVLLGGRTVATDPDAFLRGVGAVLDERARRAGGPAVPVRTAPGDIAEGAAQLVLAPLFGRADA, from the coding sequence ATGGGCGGCGTGAACACGGTCAGCGGTGAGAGGTCGGGTGCGGTGGGCGGCGGGGGCTTGCGGGGTGTGGACGGGGGCGTCAATCTGCCGGTTCTGCGCAGCCACAACACCGCGCTCGTGCTGGATCTGCTGCGGCGGGCGGGTGCCGAGGGGATCAGCCGGCTGGAGCTCGCCGAGCGCACCGGGCTGACCCCGCAGGCCGTCAGCAAGATCACCGGCCGGCTCCGGGACGAGGGCCTCGCCGCCGAGGCGGGCCGCCGGGCGTCGACGGGCGGCAAGCCGCGGACCGTACTGCGCCTGGTACCGGAGGCGGGCCACGCGGTGGGCGCCCACCTGGACCGGGACGCGCTGAGGCTGGTGCTGGTGAACCTCGCGGGCACGGTGGTGGGGGAGCGGTCCGTGCCGCTGGACCTGGGCGCGGGGGCGGAGGCGGTGGTGACGGCGGTCGCGGGGGAGGTGGCGGCGCTGGTGGGCAGGGGGCCGGGGGGCGCTGAGACGGCGTCGGCCGGTGTGGAGGCGGGTACCGGCGGGCCCGGGCCCGGTGCCACCGATCAGGCCGCCGCATCCGGGCCCGGTGTCTCCGATCAGGCCGCCGTGTCCGGGACCGGTGTCTCCGATCAGGCCGCCGCATCCGGGCCCGGTGTCTCCGGTCGCGCCGCTGCGGCCGGGCTCGGGACCGAGAAGCCCGGCCTGTCGGTCGGGGTTCTCGGGCTCGGTGTAGCCCTCCCCGGCCCCCTCGATCACGCGCGGGGCGTGTTGCATCGGGTCACCGGGTTTCCGGAGTGGGACGGGTTCCCGCTGCGGGACGCGCTCCGGGGGCGGCTCGGGGTGCCCGTCGTGGTCGACAAGGACACCAACGCGGCGGCGCTCGGGCTGGCCGTCGCCGGGGAGCGCGGCTCGTTCGCCTACCTGCACCTCGGTACCGGGCTGGGCGCCGGGCTCGTCATCGACGGAACCGTGCGGCGCGGCGCCCGTACCGGGGCCGGGGAGTTCGGGCACCAGGTCGTCCACCTCGACGGACCGCCCTGCGACTGCGGTGACCGCGGCTGTGTCGAGGCGCTCTGCCTGGCCGCCGTGGCCCGCGGCGACCTCTCCGAAGTGGCCCGGGTCCTCGGGATCGCGGCCGGCAACCTCGTCGCCCTGCTCGACATCGACCTGGTCCTGCTGGGCGGTCGTACCGTCGCCACCGACCCGGACGCGTTCCTACGAGGCGTCGGAGCCGTCCTCGACGAGCGCGCCCGGCGCGCGGGCGGGCCGGCGGTCCCCGTACGGACCGCGCCCGGGGACATCGCCGAGGGAGCGGCCCAGCTGGTCCTCGCCCCCCTCTTCGGCAGGGCGGACGCCTGA
- a CDS encoding glycoside hydrolase family 6 protein, whose product MYVSRGARTATRAGAGAAVLGAALLLAACSTSDGGDKGDEGDKAGAGITQQPKEADPFWVNPDGNAARQVAAYEKSGKDAEAQQIRKIAQQPTGEWIGVEKPEQEARGFTEAADKAGRTALLVLYNIPHRDCGQYSQGGAADGNAYRAWIDGVAAGIGDRAATVILEPDAVLHLVDGCTQDEFHEERYDLLSGAVEKLKSLKNTKVYLDAGNAGWGHPDQIYEPLKWAGIAKADGFSVNVSNFYSTEDSIAYGKQLSSKVGNKHFVIDTSRNGNGPYKGGDENERWCNPPGRALGETPTIKTADPLVDAYLWVKRPGESDGECKGGPKAGQWWPTYALKLAQASAG is encoded by the coding sequence ATGTACGTCAGCAGGGGGGCCAGGACGGCGACCCGCGCAGGGGCTGGTGCGGCGGTGCTGGGGGCGGCACTGTTGCTCGCCGCGTGTTCCACGTCGGACGGCGGGGACAAGGGGGACGAAGGCGACAAGGCCGGTGCGGGGATCACCCAGCAGCCCAAGGAGGCCGACCCGTTCTGGGTCAACCCGGACGGCAACGCGGCCCGGCAGGTCGCGGCGTACGAGAAGAGCGGCAAGGACGCCGAGGCCCAGCAGATCCGCAAGATCGCCCAGCAGCCCACCGGTGAGTGGATCGGTGTGGAGAAACCCGAGCAGGAGGCCCGCGGCTTCACCGAGGCCGCCGACAAGGCGGGCCGTACGGCCCTGCTGGTCCTCTACAACATCCCGCACCGCGACTGCGGCCAGTACTCCCAGGGCGGCGCCGCCGACGGCAACGCGTACCGGGCCTGGATCGACGGCGTGGCCGCGGGCATCGGCGACCGCGCGGCGACGGTGATCCTCGAACCGGACGCCGTACTGCACCTGGTCGACGGCTGCACCCAGGACGAGTTCCACGAGGAGCGCTACGACCTCCTCAGCGGCGCCGTCGAGAAGCTCAAGTCCCTGAAGAACACGAAGGTCTACCTGGACGCGGGCAACGCGGGCTGGGGTCACCCCGACCAGATCTACGAGCCCCTCAAATGGGCGGGCATCGCCAAGGCCGACGGCTTCTCGGTGAACGTCTCCAACTTCTACTCCACCGAGGACTCCATCGCCTACGGCAAGCAGCTCTCCTCAAAGGTGGGCAACAAACACTTCGTCATCGACACCAGCCGCAACGGCAACGGCCCCTACAAGGGCGGCGACGAGAACGAGCGTTGGTGCAACCCGCCCGGCAGGGCGTTGGGAGAAACCCCGACGATCAAGACGGCGGACCCGCTGGTGGACGCGTACTTGTGGGTCAAGCGCCCGGGAGAGTCGGACGGCGAGTGCAAAGGCGGCCCGAAGGCAGGCCAATGGTGGCCAACCTACGCCTTGAAACTGGCGCAAGCTTCGGCCGGCTAG
- a CDS encoding heme-degrading domain-containing protein, whose product MTHNTELTPKFHPELTPPLEELEAQERRLVFRQFTYEDAWALGSLLVGMARERQAPVAIDIHRGGQQLFHAALPGSTPDNDAWIDRKRRVVERYGSASYLVGARFRAKGSSFEESSRLDPDTYAAHGGSFPVTVEGVGVVGTVTVSGLPQLQDHRFVVEALEQFLGQGD is encoded by the coding sequence GTGACGCACAACACCGAGCTGACCCCGAAGTTCCACCCGGAACTCACCCCGCCCCTGGAAGAGCTGGAGGCGCAGGAACGCCGCCTGGTCTTCCGGCAGTTCACCTACGAGGACGCGTGGGCGCTGGGCTCCCTGCTGGTCGGCATGGCCCGGGAGCGGCAGGCGCCGGTGGCCATCGACATCCACCGCGGCGGCCAGCAGCTCTTCCACGCGGCCCTGCCGGGCTCCACCCCGGACAACGACGCCTGGATCGACCGCAAGCGCCGGGTCGTGGAGCGCTACGGCTCCGCCTCCTACCTGGTCGGCGCCCGCTTCCGCGCCAAGGGCAGCAGCTTCGAGGAGTCCTCGCGCCTCGACCCCGACACGTACGCGGCCCACGGCGGCTCCTTCCCCGTCACGGTCGAGGGCGTGGGCGTCGTCGGCACGGTGACGGTGTCGGGGCTGCCCCAACTCCAGGACCACCGGTTCGTCGTGGAGGCGCTGGAACAGTTCCTGGGTCAGGGCGACTGA